The DNA window ATTAATTACAATATCTTTTGCCATCTTAAAATCAGCAGTTTTATCAACATAAACATGGCAATTGCCAACACCTGTTTCAATTACAGGAACAGTTGAATTTTGAACAACTGTTTTTATAAGATTGGCACCACCTCTTGGTATAAGAAGGTCTAAATATTGATTTAGTTTCATCATTTCAACAGCAGTCTCACGAGAAGTATCTTCAACAATTTCAATAGCACTTTCTGGAATATTACTTTGACTTAAGCCTTTTTTCATAACATTGACTAAAGCTATATTTGAATTTATGGCCTCACTTCCACCTCTTAGTAAAACAGCATTACCTGCTTTCAAGCAAAGAACTGCCGCATCAACAGTAACATTTGGTCTTGCTTCATAAATAATTCCAATTGCTCCAATAGGAACTCTTTTTTGTCCAATTATTAGCCCATTTGGCCTTTTCCACATAGAAATAATCTCTCCAACTGGGTCTTTTAGTGCAATTACATCATCAATACCATTACATATTCCTAAAATTCTTTCTTTAGTAAGTTTTAACCTATCAAGTAAAGCCCCTTTTACACCTTTATTTTCAGCATTTTTCATATCCTTTTGATTTTCTTCTAAAATATAATCAATATTATCAATTAATGATTGTTTAATTAACTTTAAAGCTTCATTTTTCTCATTTTCTGAAACATTTATCAATATTTTGCTAGCCTTGTTTACATTTTGTGCTTTTAAAACTAAATCACTCATTTTTTCACCCCTCATTTTGAGATAAATAGTGTTCCTATATTGTTACCATCTAAAATACTCCTAATAATAAATGGATCTTCGCCATTAGCGATTACCATTGGTATATTACTTGACATAACAATCTTTGCTGCTTCAATCTTTGTTTGCATACCGCCAGTTGAATTAATAGTGCCTGCACCGCCAGCAATCTCTTCAATATATGTTGTAATTTCATTAACTTCTTCAATAAGTTTTGCATCGGGATTTTTTCGTGGGTCCTCTGAATAAAGCCCTTCTATATCTGAAAGAAGAATTAATAAATCAGCACTTATTAACTGTGAAACATAAGCCGAAAGTGTATCATTGTCACCAAATTCAAGCTCTTCTATGGCAACAGCATCATTCTCATTTACAATTGGTATTGCTCCTAATTTAAATAAGTTTTCAAAAGTTGATTTAACATTTTCTTTCTTCTTTTCTTCATCAACAACATCTTTTGTAAGTAATACTTGAGCAACAACCGATCCATATTCACCAAAAAATTTCTCATATATTTGCATTAGAATTCCTTGCCCTATAGCTGCAAGAGCCTGTTTTTCACCAGTTGACTTGTGATTTTTAATAAGTCCAAGTCTAGCAAGACCTGAGGCAACAGCACCAGATGTGACTAAGACAACCTCTTTACCTTCATTTTTAATATCAGTTAATATTCTCGCAAGTTTATCTATCTTAGTAAGATTAAGTTTGCCTGTCTGATAGGTAACAGTTGATGTTCCAACTTTTACAACAATCCTTTGTATATCTTTAAAATCTCGCATTAAGTACTCCTCCGACTTATTCTAATTTAAATTCATCAACAGATTTGTTAAAATAAACATGATATTTTTTCTGTTGATACTCAACAATGAAATCTACATCAACTAAAATATTAATATTTATTCTATCCAAAATCTGGTCTTGGATCTCCTTAGCAATTTGTGGTATATATTTTAGTATATCTTTTTCATCGAGGCTTTTTACCTCGATTGGAAGTTTATTTTTATGTGGTTTTTCTATAGTTACTAATATAATTCCTGGTTCAAGCGGTTTTTCTGTAGGGTATAATAGATTCACTTTGTAAAAAGCATTGTCCATTTGAAATACCTCCTAAAAAAATACCTATTTTAATTTTACCAGATAAAGACTAATATTTAAACATTTTATTATAAAGGATGTGAAAATTTATGAGGTCATTTATAGGTGTTGATTTTCCAAAAAGTCTAAAAGAGCAAATTATTGAAGCACAAAATTGCTTAAAATCAATAAGTATTAAAGGAAGATGGAAGTATATTGATAATTTCCATCTTACGCTAAAGTTTTTAGGCGAAATTGAAATTGAAAGTATAAATAAAATTCATAATATACTTTCTGAAATACTTTTAAACACAAAAGGTTTTACACTTCAGATTGACTCATGTGCATATTTTAAAGGTAATGGAAATCTTCGAGTTGTATATCTAAAGCCAAGTAAGAACTTAGATAAACTTTTTGATTTATACAATAAAATAGAAAATGCTATGTATGAATTAGGTTTTGAAAAAGAAAAAAGACCATACACTCCACATATAACAATTGCTCAAGATGTTGTTTTAAAAGATGACTTCCAATTGTTTAGAAATTTTATTGAAAATAAGTTTTTTGAACAAATTGAGATAGATAAAATTATTCTATTTGATAGTAAAGAGGTGAACAAAAAGAGAATATATACACCTATTTTTACAATTAGTTTAGAGTAACGAAAGGAGAAAGAATATGCTTAAAGGAAAAAATATCAATAATCTTAAAATCAATGAGCAATTCAATTTACTATTTTTTATTATTGCAAATGCATTAATGGGAATTGCAGGAGGAATAAATGATTCTTCATTTAACAATTTTTTAGATCATACATACAAAATATCTGCTTTCATGAGAGGTTCTCTTGAATTTCCAAGAGAAATGCCTGGTTTCTTGCTTATTTTTATAACAGGCCTTCTTTTTTTCTTAGGTGACCTTAAAATAAGTATTTTAGCTACATTACTTTGTAGTATTAGTATGATAGGAATTGGTTTTTTTGCCCCATCGTATTTCTTTGTTGTTATATGGCTTGTACTTTACAATACTGGAACACACCTTAATATGATACTTACATCAAGTATTGGTATGAATCTTTCAAAAGATAATAGCTTTGGTAAAATTTTAGGTAAAATAGGATCAATATCAACAGCTGCAACAATTATTGGTTATCTAATTATATTTTTAGGTTTTAGATTTTTTGGTTTTACATATTCGTTATCATTTTTAATGGCATCAATCTTTTATTTTATAGCTGTAATTTTCCTATTCCCAATTGATTATAAAGCAAATGCAAAAGGCTTTAAGTTTGTTATAAAAAAAGAATACTGGCTTTACTATGTTTTGAGTATATTTTTTGGTGCACGAAAACAAATATTTATTACCTTTGCACCATGGGTTCTTATAAAGATATTTAAACAACCTGTTTCTAATTTTGCAATTGCAGGAATTATTTGTTCAATTTTAGGTGTTGGTTTTAGAAGTCTTCTCGGACATCTGATTGATAAACTTGGAGAAAAGAAAATATTAATGTTCGAAGCAATATCAATAATTGTTATTTGTTTTGGCTATTTCTTTACTGGTTTTATTGGCCATAAAAATATTGCTTTGATTTTAGCTTATAGTTGTTATATGATTGATAATCTTCTTATGGCTGCTTCAATGGCAAGATCTGTATACATAAAAAAGAGAATAAAAAATGAAGATGATCTAACCCCAACATTAGCTACAGGGACAAGTATGGATCATGCTGTATCTATGAGTCTTCCTATACTTGGTGGACTTATTTGGTCTATATTTGGATATTCCTATGTATTTTTATTGGCTGCTCTGTTAGCATTTATTAACTTAATGTTTGTTAGAAAAATTACACCAGTATGATATAATTTAGATTGAGGTGATTTTTATGCCACTTGAATATTTCCCAGAGGTTATTCAAGTTATTCCTACTGACAATTACAAAGTTTATGTTTATTTTGATGGTAAAATTAAATTATTTGATGTTTCATCTTTAATTGGCAAAGGGGAATTTAAAAGACTTATTGATAAAGATTTTTATTATAATAGATGCACTGTTTTAAATAAAACTTTAGCTTGGGATTTAAAGAGTAAAGGCTCAAAACCTTTACTCTTTTTTATCGAAAATACTTTGATTTTTCATAGCTTTATATCCTGAGTAATCACGTATTGCTTCTTGATTTGACTTAAGTTTTTTTATATTTCTTTTTAGTTCTTCATATTTTGAGTTAATAAGCATAGCATTTTTTTCATCAATCTCTTTGATTGTCTTAAGCTTTTCCATAATTGAAGAAGTAAAATTCTTTATCTTGATTATTTGTTCTTTATCAACATTTTTAAGTTCATCAAATGAGTTTATATTTTCATCTCTTTTTATTTTTTCAAATAGTTCAATAAATTTATCATCTACATTATTAACTTTATCAATTATTTGAGCCTTTTTCTCGGTTATTTCGGCTAAGAATTCATAGTTTTCATTTAAAATTGCTTCTTGTTGCAACATTGTAAGATTTAAAAACTCATCTAATAATATATTCTTTGCTTCAAGTAATTTTTTTAACCCCTCAATCTCATTTGGATTTACCATAAAATCGACATCCTTTATTTTTTATTTCTTGCTATCTTTATTGCCTCTGCCCATGTATCACGAAGGTCTTGAACAATACTTAAAGCATCTTCTAAAAATGATTTATCCTTTTTGATATTTCCTTGCACAAGCCACCTAAATATAAAATCATATAGGCTATATAGGTTATTAGAAACCTCGTAGTTCATATCTAATGTTGACATAAGTTCAGTTATTATGTTTTCAGCTTTTATGATATTTTCGTTAGCCTTATCAAACTTATTTTCTTCAATTGCTGCAATAGCTAATTTAATAAATCTTATACAACCATCATAAAGCATTAATGTTAATTCTTCAGGTGGTGTTGTCATTATTCTATCTTGCTGATATTTTAGTACAGCATCCATAAATATTTTTCCTCCCAAATTTAAAATGTTTATATTTATTCTAATTATTTAGAAAACTGTTGTGAAAGCCAGCTACTTTGGTTATTCATTTTTGAAATCATATCTTCTAATGTCGCAAACTGTTTATAATACCTATCTTGAACCCTTTGTAGTCTATCCTCTTCATCACTTATCATTTTATTTATATTCTTTAATGATTTCCCCAATTCACTTGTATCATAAATTGAATATGTTGTAGGCTTTCCTGCCTTTTGAGCTAATGAATTTAACGTATTATTTACTGTATCATATAGTCTGTTTAGAATGCCCTTTTGTTCATATGATGTAGAAGTTGTTCCATTTGTAAATATCTTAACAAAATTACTAAAGTCATTTGCTATTGCATTTCTTAGTTTAGTTTCATCAACATAAAGTTTACCATTTTCTTGATAAGATAATGTAGTAATACCTACCTGTGATAGCTGAGATAAATCAGAACTTAATCCAGATACATTTTCATAGATATTTTTTCGGGCATTACTCAAAAAGCCATTAATAATTGAATCTCCATTAAGTAAACCTTTTTTTGCTACTTCTTCCCATTTTGTTATCTGGTCTTGGGTCATTTGGGCTTTTTGATCTTCGGTTAATGGTTGATAGTCTCTATTTCTTTTCTCTGTAACTTTACTATTTAGCTTGCTAATAAGGTCATTATATTTTGAAACAAACTCTTTAACTTTATTTACAATAGAATCAATATCTTTACTCACAGTAAAGCTTTGATAACTTGAATTAGTATTTTTTGCTGTGATTGTAGTTCCAAACAAAGATATAGAGTTAGTTGCACTTGTAAGATTATTTTCAATATTATATGGATCTTTTACTGTAATTGATAAATCCTTACCATTTACGTTTTGGCTTGTAGCAACATTTGTAAAATCAAAACTTTGGATGTTTCCATTTATAGTTATTTTTTTATTTATCGAATCATAAGTTGCATTAAAACCAGATATGCCATTTATTACTCCAATAATAGCATTACCAAAATCATCAACTGAATTACCGCTATTAATAGTATAAGTTGATCCATTGAATGAAAAATTATAGTTAGTATTTGCAACAAACTTTGAATCTAATCCTATCAATGTTAATGAATTCAAATTATATATACTTCCAATGTTATCAATACCTTTAATAGCCAAACTTGTATTAGAACCAGTTGTTTTTGTTGAAATAATCATTCTATCGAGTGTACTATCGTAATATGCAGATATCCCTGCATTTGTAAGTGTTTGATTCGCATTTATTTGGCTTGCAATATAGCTTCCAAAATTACTTGATGTAATAGATGAATCAAGGGTTATACTAAAATCTTGCCCACCCACACTAAATTGATAGTTACCATTAGCTACATACTTAGAACTTACACTATTCAACATAACTTTTGCTGTTTCTGCAAGTGAATTTACCTTTACCTGATAAGTCCCTTCTAATGCAGTAGCTGATGCTGAAACACTTACAGTTCCATTTGTTATAGCATCACCAGACGCACTTATTTTTGCAAAGTTTGATGTTAGCTTCATGTCAAAGATATAGTTTTTGAAGTCAGATAAATCACTATAAATACTTAAATAATCTTCCTGCTGCCACTTTATTAATTGTTGTTGCTGGTAAAGCTTATTTACTTTGACCTTTTCCATACTCATAAGGCCTTGTATAATAGTGTCTGTATCTAATCCTGAAGCTAAACCACCTATTCGAGTTACATTTTTATATGCATTATAAGGATTATAAGAAGCACCGCTGCTACTACTTGTGGAGTTTATATTCATTTTATTCTCACCTCCATTTTTTATCTTCTTTCGTCAACAAATACCCCTGCAAGCTCCCAAAGTTTTGCTACCATATCAAGAATCTTTTCTGGAGGTATTTCACGTATTAACTTGTTTGTTTCTTTATCAAAAACCTTCACAACAATCTCATGTGTTTCTTTGTGGATAGAAAACTCAAGCCTTGTATATTTTGCTTCAAATGCCTTGTTTGCATGCTGTATAACCTCAAGTAATGCATCCTCGTCAATATTACTTTTTTTGTTCAGTTTATTGTTTTTATCCTCTTGCTCAAATGAAGGGTCATTCTTTTTAAAATCAGTTTTTTCAACAGCTTCATTTCTATTTACTATATTTGGATTTATATTTGAAATTGTATCTACAGAACCTATATTGTTAATACCCATAAATATGCCTCCAAAATCTTATATGCCTTTACTATTTATATCGTAAATTCACAAGAAAAATTTAGGTTAAAAAAATTAAAGAGGCTGTCTAAATTAATTTTCAGCCTCTATTAATATTATTGAGTTTAATTTGATTTAAATAAAAATCATCATCTTTTAGTTGTAATGGCATGACAGATACTACTATGTGTTTGTGTTTCAGCAATTCCTTTTCAATAAATAACCATGTGTGATTGTGTAAAAGCCTATGCCACCATCTTGTAACACCAAATTTAGGCAATATTACAGTAATCATATCGCCTTTTTGATAATTATATTCTTCTGATTTAATATATTCTAAAAGTGGATCAACAATCTTCCTATAAGGTGAATATTTTATAACCAATGGTATCCCACAATTCAAAGCTTCATATCTTTCTTTAACTTTCTTAGCCATTTCTTCATCAATTGAAACATTAAAAGCAATTACATTATTTGAAATTGTTTTTGCATATCTTAATGCTCTGATACTTGCCTTATTTACACTTTCGATTGGTACTATTACCCTATTTCTATATATTGCATGTTCTATATCAATATTAGGATATTCCTCAGGTTTTATTTTTAGCTGCATACCAACTGCAAGATAGTGTTTTTTTACTTTGCTCATTGCATAGATGAGTATTGGTATTACAAGAACAACAACCCATGCACCCTCATGGAATTTTGTAACTGAAATTATAACAACAACAATTGCTGTTGTTAAAGCACCAAAACCGTTAATAAATGCTTTTATTTGCCAATTATTTCCTTTAATCTTTAACCATCTTTTAAACATTCCGAACTGTGAAAGAGTAAATGATATAAAAACACCTACTGCGTATAAACCAATTAAAGCTGTTACCTTTGCCTTAAAAGCTACAATCAATAATATAGCTGCAAGTGATAAAACAATAATCCCATTAGAATAACTTAATTTATCGCCTCTCATACTTAGCTGTCTAGGTACATATTCCTCTTTTGCCATAACAGCTATTAGCATAGGAAATCCAGAAAAAGCAGTATTTGCAGCAAGAACAAGTATTATAAAAGTTGTTGCAGTAACAAAATAAAACATAAAGCTTTTCCCAAATATCTCTTGAGCCATTATTACAAGCATAGCTTTTTCGGTTGGTATTACATGATAAAAGTTGGCTAATATTGAGGTTCCACCAAAAAGGACAAAAATAATAAGCGATAGTAGAAGTAAAACAGTCTTAGCATGTTTTGTAGCAGGCTCTTTAAAATTCGGAACAGCATTACTCACAGCCTCAATACCAGTTAGTGCAGTACAACCGCTTGAAAAAGCCTTCAGTAGTAAAAACAATGTTATTGGCTCAAGTGCAGGTTGTATTTTAGGTTCTGGTGGAATATACCCTGATTTTAACTTCACAAATCCTGCAATTATCATTGAGATTATTGCAAACATAAAAGCATATGCAGGTATTCCAAAATATTTAGATGATTCTCTAATTCCTCTTAGATTACCTAACATTATTATAAGAACAATTAGAACACTTAATGAAACTTTAAATGCTTTAAGGTGTGGAAAAGCTGATGTAATCTGTTCAACACCTGAGGACACTGAAACAGCAACTGTTAATATATAATCAACAGAAAGTGCAGCTCCTGCAGTAATGCCTGCCCAAATTCCAATGTTGTCCTTTGCAACTACATAAGCACCTCCACCATTTGGATAACAGTCTATTGTTTGCCTATAAGAAAGCATCAAAATAAACAGTAAAACAATAATTGCAAATGAAACAACCATAACCTCTCTATAGGCTATTAACCCAACTAATGGAAGTAAAACAAGTAATACCTCTTGCCCCGCATAAGCAACAGACGAAATTGCATCGCTTGATAGAATAGGTAGTCCCCAAAAAACACCAAACTTCTCCTCATGCAATCTTTCATTCTCTAAAGGTTTACCAATTAATATTCTTTTTAATTTTTGTAACAAGCTTTCACCTTCCTAAGTATTATACTTTTCATATGATAAAATATAATTATACAACTATTTTGTTTATTTTCAATATAGGATTAAAAATAACCTATAGTATATTTATATAGCTTGTATATCATAATTAGTTATTTAAGATTTTTTTTATCTATTATTTATATAATATAATTGTTAATTTTATAAGGATTTCACAAGTTTTTAATGTATATATTTAAATTGACTTTATTTGATATCAAAGATAGAATTATTGCAAAAGACATATTTAGGACTTGGAGGTAATTTTATGACAGAGATCCTACTTTTCATTGTTATAGGTCTTGCTGCAGGAATTCTTAGTGGTATGTTCGGAATTGGTGGAGGTATTATTATCATCCCTGCCCTTGTTTACCTTTGTGGTTTTACACAAATTAAAGCACAAGGAACATCGCTTGCAATACTTCTCCCTCCTGTTGGTATATTTGCATTTTATGAATACTATAAACATGGAAATGTAAATTTGAAGGCATCTATATTTATAATTATATTCTTAGTTATTGGTTCTATTTTTGGTGCAAGGATTGCAAATAATATACCTGTATCTATTCTCAAAAAAGGCTTTGCACTACTACTTGCATTTGTTTCAATAAAGATGTTTTTTTCAAAATAATTATCATTGATTTTTTTGTAAGTTGTGATAAAATTAAAAATATATAGATAGGTGATGGAGTTCACCTTTAATTGCTTTAATGCTAATGACTCCTACAAATAACAATGATGTTATTTGTAGGAGTTTTTTGCTTATATAGAGGGTGTTATTATTAATAAAAGTATTATTTATTTTGAATTAATTTCTAATACATTCTATAAATGTCTATAATTTGCTAAAAACTGTTTATGATATACAAATACAAAAGATCACTAATATTCAAAAAAACCTGAAAGAAATAAAAAGAAAATCAGATTACAGATTTTCTAATGAGCCTTTATCTTTAGATGAAAAAGTAGCTTGGATAACAGCTGTAAAACTTTTTGTAGGGCATTTAGGAATAAAATAGATTTATACAGGAGGATTTGATTATGAGAAAATATATATTTATTGGAATAGGCGGGGCATCGGGCTCAATTACAAGAGCCTTTTTAGAGAGTATTCATATATATAATTATAAAGAAAATATCCCTCTAAATACACTTCTTATAAATTTAACTGGTAGTTT is part of the Caldicellulosiruptoraceae bacterium PP1 genome and encodes:
- the proB gene encoding glutamate 5-kinase; this translates as MRDFKDIQRIVVKVGTSTVTYQTGKLNLTKIDKLARILTDIKNEGKEVVLVTSGAVASGLARLGLIKNHKSTGEKQALAAIGQGILMQIYEKFFGEYGSVVAQVLLTKDVVDEEKKKENVKSTFENLFKLGAIPIVNENDAVAIEELEFGDNDTLSAYVSQLISADLLILLSDIEGLYSEDPRKNPDAKLIEEVNEITTYIEEIAGGAGTINSTGGMQTKIEAAKIVMSSNIPMVIANGEDPFIIRSILDGNNIGTLFISK
- a CDS encoding APC family permease → MLQKLKRILIGKPLENERLHEEKFGVFWGLPILSSDAISSVAYAGQEVLLVLLPLVGLIAYREVMVVSFAIIVLLFILMLSYRQTIDCYPNGGGAYVVAKDNIGIWAGITAGAALSVDYILTVAVSVSSGVEQITSAFPHLKAFKVSLSVLIVLIIMLGNLRGIRESSKYFGIPAYAFMFAIISMIIAGFVKLKSGYIPPEPKIQPALEPITLFLLLKAFSSGCTALTGIEAVSNAVPNFKEPATKHAKTVLLLLSLIIFVLFGGTSILANFYHVIPTEKAMLVIMAQEIFGKSFMFYFVTATTFIILVLAANTAFSGFPMLIAVMAKEEYVPRQLSMRGDKLSYSNGIIVLSLAAILLIVAFKAKVTALIGLYAVGVFISFTLSQFGMFKRWLKIKGNNWQIKAFINGFGALTTAIVVVIISVTKFHEGAWVVVLVIPILIYAMSKVKKHYLAVGMQLKIKPEEYPNIDIEHAIYRNRVIVPIESVNKASIRALRYAKTISNNVIAFNVSIDEEMAKKVKERYEALNCGIPLVIKYSPYRKIVDPLLEYIKSEEYNYQKGDMITVILPKFGVTRWWHRLLHNHTWLFIEKELLKHKHIVVSVMPLQLKDDDFYLNQIKLNNINRG
- a CDS encoding DUF2442 domain-containing protein, whose product is MPLEYFPEVIQVIPTDNYKVYVYFDGKIKLFDVSSLIGKGEFKRLIDKDFYYNRCTVLNKTLAWDLKSKGSKPLLFFIENTLIFHSFIS
- a CDS encoding sulfite exporter TauE/SafE family protein, encoding MTEILLFIVIGLAAGILSGMFGIGGGIIIIPALVYLCGFTQIKAQGTSLAILLPPVGIFAFYEYYKHGNVNLKASIFIIIFLVIGSIFGARIANNIPVSILKKGFALLLAFVSIKMFFSK
- a CDS encoding flagellar protein FlaG, with protein sequence MGINNIGSVDTISNINPNIVNRNEAVEKTDFKKNDPSFEQEDKNNKLNKKSNIDEDALLEVIQHANKAFEAKYTRLEFSIHKETHEIVVKVFDKETNKLIREIPPEKILDMVAKLWELAGVFVDERR
- a CDS encoding glutamate-5-semialdehyde dehydrogenase → MSDLVLKAQNVNKASKILINVSENEKNEALKLIKQSLIDNIDYILEENQKDMKNAENKGVKGALLDRLKLTKERILGICNGIDDVIALKDPVGEIISMWKRPNGLIIGQKRVPIGAIGIIYEARPNVTVDAAVLCLKAGNAVLLRGGSEAINSNIALVNVMKKGLSQSNIPESAIEIVEDTSRETAVEMMKLNQYLDLLIPRGGANLIKTVVQNSTVPVIETGVGNCHVYVDKTADFKMAKDIVINAKTQRPGVCNAAEKLIVHEEIAHKFLPEIAKLLIEKGVEIRGCSKTFDILKNNNIEIKEAKDEDWGTEYLDLIIGIKVVSSVDEAIEHINRYGTKHSEAIVTSDYFNAQKFLDLIDAAAVYVNASTRFTDGFEFGFGAEIGISTQKLHARGPMGLKELTTIKYIIYGNGQIRG
- the fliS gene encoding flagellar export chaperone FliS, with amino-acid sequence MDAVLKYQQDRIMTTPPEELTLMLYDGCIRFIKLAIAAIEENKFDKANENIIKAENIITELMSTLDMNYEVSNNLYSLYDFIFRWLVQGNIKKDKSFLEDALSIVQDLRDTWAEAIKIARNKK
- the fliD gene encoding flagellar filament capping protein FliD, which encodes MNINSTSSSSGASYNPYNAYKNVTRIGGLASGLDTDTIIQGLMSMEKVKVNKLYQQQQLIKWQQEDYLSIYSDLSDFKNYIFDMKLTSNFAKISASGDAITNGTVSVSASATALEGTYQVKVNSLAETAKVMLNSVSSKYVANGNYQFSVGGQDFSITLDSSITSSNFGSYIASQINANQTLTNAGISAYYDSTLDRMIISTKTTGSNTSLAIKGIDNIGSIYNLNSLTLIGLDSKFVANTNYNFSFNGSTYTINSGNSVDDFGNAIIGVINGISGFNATYDSINKKITINGNIQSFDFTNVATSQNVNGKDLSITVKDPYNIENNLTSATNSISLFGTTITAKNTNSSYQSFTVSKDIDSIVNKVKEFVSKYNDLISKLNSKVTEKRNRDYQPLTEDQKAQMTQDQITKWEEVAKKGLLNGDSIINGFLSNARKNIYENVSGLSSDLSQLSQVGITTLSYQENGKLYVDETKLRNAIANDFSNFVKIFTNGTTSTSYEQKGILNRLYDTVNNTLNSLAQKAGKPTTYSIYDTSELGKSLKNINKMISDEEDRLQRVQDRYYKQFATLEDMISKMNNQSSWLSQQFSK
- a CDS encoding flagellar protein FlgN: MVNPNEIEGLKKLLEAKNILLDEFLNLTMLQQEAILNENYEFLAEITEKKAQIIDKVNNVDDKFIELFEKIKRDENINSFDELKNVDKEQIIKIKNFTSSIMEKLKTIKEIDEKNAMLINSKYEELKRNIKKLKSNQEAIRDYSGYKAMKNQSIFDKKE
- the thpR gene encoding RNA 2',3'-cyclic phosphodiesterase — its product is MRSFIGVDFPKSLKEQIIEAQNCLKSISIKGRWKYIDNFHLTLKFLGEIEIESINKIHNILSEILLNTKGFTLQIDSCAYFKGNGNLRVVYLKPSKNLDKLFDLYNKIENAMYELGFEKEKRPYTPHITIAQDVVLKDDFQLFRNFIENKFFEQIEIDKIILFDSKEVNKKRIYTPIFTISLE
- a CDS encoding MFS transporter, coding for MLKGKNINNLKINEQFNLLFFIIANALMGIAGGINDSSFNNFLDHTYKISAFMRGSLEFPREMPGFLLIFITGLLFFLGDLKISILATLLCSISMIGIGFFAPSYFFVVIWLVLYNTGTHLNMILTSSIGMNLSKDNSFGKILGKIGSISTAATIIGYLIIFLGFRFFGFTYSLSFLMASIFYFIAVIFLFPIDYKANAKGFKFVIKKEYWLYYVLSIFFGARKQIFITFAPWVLIKIFKQPVSNFAIAGIICSILGVGFRSLLGHLIDKLGEKKILMFEAISIIVICFGYFFTGFIGHKNIALILAYSCYMIDNLLMAASMARSVYIKKRIKNEDDLTPTLATGTSMDHAVSMSLPILGGLIWSIFGYSYVFLLAALLAFINLMFVRKITPV